One Pseudobutyrivibrio xylanivorans genomic window, TAAACAGGTACATCTAATCGTCCCAAGAAGTCCAAAACTCTCTTTGCATTATTAAAGCCCAATTCAACAGGTGAGTTTCCAGCAACAATTGTAATTCCCACAACTTCTATCTCTGGACTGTTTAAAGCTAGCATTATTGCCAAAGAATCGTCTATTCCTGGATCACAATCAATTATTACTTTCTTCATCCTACGCTCCATGTGCAAAAAAAATAGCTCTGCAGAAGCAGAGCTACACAAATAAATCCAATGAGTTTATGTAGTCCTGGTTTTGTTTATCGACAGGAAGGTACAAATGAACTGTCGTTTACTGCAGTCACAGATTATACAACGATATTTTAAGAATTGCAATACTTAGATATTCTTGAATATAGTTGTTATATTCTGCCCATCTATGTAATCATATTGAACATCATCCATGTTCTTTTTTACCATGAAAATACCTAATCCTCCAATTTCACGTTCATCTACTGATAATGTAATATCTGGGTCATCTTTGGCTAATGGATTGTATGGTACACCACTATCTATGAGCTGAATTTTTACATTCTTAGGCTTATCCGAATATTCGTAGGTTATTTCAGCTTTTCCAACTTTACCCTCATACGCATAATTAACAATATTCACGAATAGCTCTTCTACAGATATTTCTATCTGCGTCTGAGCTTTCATATTACACTCTGCCTCTTCAAGATTTATGTCAATAAACTCCATTACTTTTGGTAGATTTTCAATAATCGCATCAATTACTATTGATTTCATAGATTATTCCTCGTATGTAATTAGCCTATTTTCTTTGTAAATTTGTCAACTATATCCTTAACTACACCATTCTCAAAAGGAGTCTTAAGGCCAACTTCTTTAATCATATTAGTGTAAAAATCACTTCCTGAAAGCTTGCAAAGCTCAATATAATGCTTCCAAGCAGCATCAAAGTCCTCGTCCATCCACACTTTAAACTGCATCGCACAAATTGAAGCAAGAACATAATCTATATAATAGAATGGTACATCAAAAATATGAAGCTGCTTCTGCCAGAAACCACCTAGATTAAAGAACTCGTTCTCAGAGAAATCAATGTATGGTCTGTACTGCTGCTCAAGCTTCTTCCAGGTTGCCTTACGCTCTGCTGGAGTCATCTCAGGATTGTCATAAACGATATGCTGGAACTCATCAACCATTGTTCCATAAGGCAAGAATGTGCTTGCATCCTCAATGTGCATCTCAAGATAATCCTTATATCTGTCCCCAAAGAAATTCTTCATCCATCCATAAGTAAAATACTCCATTGACATAGAGTGAATCTCTGCGGTCTCCATTCCAAGGTCATTATGCTCAATAATATCATCATTGCGGACAACATAAGCCTGAAAAGCATGTCCACACTCATGAGTAATAACGTCTACATCACCACTAGTTCCATTGAAATTAGCATAGATAAATGGAGCTTTATAATTTGGAAGATATGTCTGATATCCACCTGCTGCTTTATTCTTGCGACCAAATACATCAAATAATTCATGTTCCATCATGAAATTCATGAATTCCTTCGTTTCAGCGCTAAGCTCAGCATACATATCCTGTCCACTCTTAAGAATCTCCTCAGGAGTTCCTGTTGGCTTAGGATTCCCCTCATTAAAATATACACCTAACTCAGTAGCCTGAAGCTTATCAAGACCAAGCCTTGCTGCACGCTTTTCAGCAAGCTTTCCTACAAACGGAACAAAGTATTCCTTAATCTGCTTTCTGAAATTTTCCACATCAGCCTTTCCATAGCTATTTCTATGCATTCTACAATAAGCAAGATCTGTGTATGAATCGAAGCCCAAAAGTTTTGCCTGCTCTGTTCGGTTCTTTACCATCTTATCGTAGATCTCATCAATCTCAGGTGTAACGCTCATAAACCAGTCTGAGACAGCCTTTTGAGCCTTTTTTCTAACTTCTCTATCTTTATTTGTTGTAAATGGGGTCATTAGAGAAAGATTATATGTTTCACCCTCGTATTCAATCTTTGCTGTAGCAATAAGCTTGTCATATCTTGAAGCAAGCGCATTCTCCTCCTGCATAAGCGGAAGAATATCGTCGCTTATTGATTTAAGATCCAACTCCATATTCTTAAATGTCGCTGGTCCAAGCTTTCCAACCAAGTATTCACGATATGGGCTTTCGAACAAGACATTTTTATATTTTATCCCTGCATTTGTGTATCTTGGCAGAACCTCGTCAAAATAATTATTTTCTTTCTCGTAGAATTCATCTGTATTATCAGCATCATGTCTAATATACGCTATGTTGAATGCGGTTTCGAAATCATTATGTATTTTGTAGTAATCCTTATGTATCTCAAACTGTTCTTCACCGGATTGTGCAGCTTTCTGGCGTGTAATTAATTCCTCAATAGCTTTTTCATATTCGTCTATACTAGGACGCTCATATGGCATATCTTTAAATTTCATAAACTTATCCTTTTCCCTTCTTCTAGTATTCTATTTTTCGCTTATTCAATATTAACACATTTCTTTTGTGATTACTTTAGACAAATAAAAAAAGCGACTCGCCAGCCGCTTTTTTAGGGAGAATGATATATGAAAAAGTTTGTTTATCGCATCTGCGATGATGATATATTATTCCTCTAACCTGATTTCCATATGTTTCTTATGTGAATTCTAGGTGAATTTTCTTTCTACACTTCTTTTTCATCTTCTATTGGGTATTTACCATATGCACACTTTCTTAATAATTTGCTACTTTTTGGGACTCATTTTGTGCTATTAGTATCTTTAGTCTTTTTAGTGTATAAATCGATTGTTGTTCTTATTGTGCTTATAGTCATAATTGTCTATAATATGTTTATAACGTTATTTGTACTAATACTGCTATAAGAATTATAAACGTTTTAAGCACTAAAGTGTTTGGTTGTGTTTATTGTGATATTTGTGTTTTTTGTCTTTATCACGTTATTGGTATTATTAGTATTTCTTTCCTTAATTACATCATAGGTGTAATATGTATTTTTAGCATTAATAATGTCATTTGTACTTTTTACATTAAATGTATTATTAACTCTTATTACACTTAAGGTGTTAATAGTGTTTATGATATTAAAAGCAGAATTTAGATTATTAAGACTTTTTACACAAAATGTATTAATAATACTAAGAGGGTTATTGACGTAAACAGCACTAATGACATTATTAGAGTTATTAGGATTAATAACACTTATAATATATTTAGTAGAATAGTTGTTTTTTCCATATTAAACGTTTATAATGTTATTGATAAAAATAGTATATCTTCCATAAATATTACTTATGGCATATATAACCTTTTTAGTATATAATTCGTATATTATGTAAATAACGATAAAAGTAATAAGGAGACAGAAATGAAAAGTATAGCAATATGTATTGGCAAAGGTGGTCAGTGGAAAACCTCTCTTACAATCAATATGGCCGCCCTGTTAAACGAACGTGGTCTTAAGACATTAATAATAGATTGTGATGTGCAGGCTAATGCCACAGACACATTTAGAATCAATCCAGAAGGAATTGCCACATTATATGACTGTTGGGTGCCTAGAAAGCCTATAAATCCAATGGATTGCATTCAAACAGCAGAATGGGGCGATATAATTCCTGGCGATAGCTTCCTTTCAGACGTTACACCAGCTGTTTTATCTGGATCACTCACATATAAGTCATTTAAAGAGCGTGTATTAGATAAAATCGAAGGATATGATTACGTTTTATGTGATTGTCCACCAGATTTAACAAATGCCATTAATAGATCAGTCTTATCTAGTGTCGATGAAGTATTAATTCCTACACGAGGTGACCAGTATGCCACAGAAGGATTAAAAGCGACCATTAATCTGATAAATTCAGTTAAAAATCCAGCTGTTGATGAGGCGGGAAACGTAGTTGAAGCACCATTAAACCAGGATCTAGTCATTAACGGCCTAGTATTTACCGACTTCAAGATGAATAACAGTTGCAAAAATGACTACATAAATGCTCAGGCTATTGCACAGGAGCTCGGAACAAGACTTTATTTCCAGTTTATCCGCGGCTGCAAGGACGGTTCAGATGCTATAGGCGAACAGATGCCAGCTGTAAAATATAAGCCATACTGTAATTCATCATTGGACTACAAGCAGCTTATAGAAGAATTCATAACCGCTGAAGACGAAGCAAAGAAAGGAGCATAAAAATGGCTATCGCTAAACAGGGAAATGGATATTCAATCAATTCAGGAGCTCTGCCATTTACCGCTCCTAAGAAAACAAACACTAAAAGAATTGACGCTTTCAACAAGGCAACCAAGAAAGAAGAACCAAAAATTGCAACTGTAGAAGAAATACAGAAAGAACCTGCTCCAGTTGAGGTTACCAAGGAAGAAAAAAATGAGTTGGTGCAGGAGTCAACCAGTGATAAAGAAGCAACTATTGAAGAACCAGTATTGGAAACAGTTGTAGAACCAGTTGAAGAACCTATTGTTCCTTCGAAACCAGTAGAAAAAAAGCGCAATTATAAAAATGCATCGAAAAATCTTGCAGATTACACGGGAGCACGTAAAAATACTACTTTCGCTTTTTGTGACAGCAATGATATCTCATACATCAAAATCAAAGCAAACCGTTTAGGCTTAACATATCAGGATTATTTAGCAGAAATACTCTTAGAAAACATAGAGACTATAAAAGCAGATAATTTTGATTACACAGAAGAAACCTATCAGAATACCAAGACAGGTCTTAAGAATCCAGTAAATGACAGATTTGCACTCAAAGAAGATTTTCTGATAGATGTTAAACAAGCTGCAGCAAATGTTGGAATGAAAAGATCTGCATTTGTTGCTATGTGTGTTCATAAATCTAGAAAAGCAGATCCGAATCCAGCTTGGGATTAATTTGTTTTTCTCTATCTCTGGAAAGAGTATATATAAAGTATAATTATATAAGTATAGTATGTATAAGAGGAGCCTCAAAACCCCAGTGTTTTCAAGGCTTCTCTTATTTTTTCTACGACACTTTTGACAACAAAACAAGACAATTCGGATTTGAAACACGACAGTTTAACTCTAGCTTACGACAGTTTCGACACTGACCGGACATTTTCGACACTAAAACAAGACAAAACGGATTCAATCCCTAGTAAATTCGCCTTTTATATGAAAAAACTATGTATAAGTAGGTGTTAATAATTGCTTCAGATAAGACAAAATAGACACATGAAAATCCCTAATAATACGCTAATTATTATCAAATAAGACAAATTAGTTTTTTGTCTTATATTGTGATTATGAATACATAACAAGACAAAACGGATTTATATTTAATGACAGTCAAAAAAACGCGTAAAATCAAGGGCTTTTGGTACAGCATAAATGACATTTCAGACACATAACAAGACAAAATAGACACATTATAATCGAGATGCATAAATAGGTGGAGTAAAGCAAGACAAAACAGACACATTATAAGACAAAAAAGATAAATGTCTTGTTCCCTAGCTCAAAACCTAGTAAAAACGCGATAGTAGTAAGCTATTAAGAGATAATAAGACAAAATAGACACATAGGAAGACAGATTAGACACACAACAAGACAATGTAGTGATTTTGTCTGAATGCGACAATTTGGACACGTGGAAGTGAAATAATCAGAAAGCCCAATAAACTTACCAACTTTTCATTTGCCGATTAAAACCAAATAAGATATAATCTAAGGCAAGGCAAAAAAATGTCTTGTCGTACAGGGAGAATATTATGGCAGTTAGAAAACTAGATGCAAATGGTAATTACAGGCTATTTGATTCGAAAACGCAACAATTTATAGATGAAGAGCCACTAGCAAGTCCGCTTGGGCAGATTGAACATCAAACTTCACTCAGTGCTTCTGGCATGGTTGTTGATGTTGATGATGTTAAAGCAGCGGAGGTTGATGAGACTGGACTTACAGTCTCAGGGGAGGATGAGGCTCAGATTAAGGCTTTCATAAAAGAAGCCATTTCTATTGATAATTTCATCGAGACATTCAATGAAAATTCTCATTTAACTCTTTTAAAACTTCTTGCTTTGCAAGATAACAAGCATCCATTAAAAAAGGGTGGCGTAAATATTGCATATCGAACCGATGCATTGATTATGCACTGCAAAATGGAGTTTTCTGCAGAGGAAAATGTAGTATTTGATGCGATATTAGGCACTATGTCTACATTTCCAGAAAACAGAGCTTACCGTATTTCTCCTACAGATTTTGTTAAGTTTTCTAAATATGACAATGTTCAAACTCTATATCGAACCTTTAGAAGTGGAACCAAAAAGCTTAAAGATAGAAATCTAGTATTTGACGAGCTGGGTCCAGATGGAAAGGACGATATTGAAGTACCATGGTTTAATGTTCTTAGATACCACAATGCGACAAAAGACGAAAATGCCTTCATTGAATTTGTTCCATCAGACTTCTTTAAAGATTTAGCACTTTGTTCTCAGATTGTACATGGCGCTTATGGAGCTCTGGAGGTTACAACTCAGCTCAGAGGAAAGTATACTATTGCACTATATTGGTTTTTAGAGAACAAAAAAGACTACAAGACGTATCAAACTGCGATTCCGGGTGTCTTTGAGATGTCAATGGAAGAATTAAAGCATCAATTCTCGATACCACAGTCATATGGCAAAACAGATATGGAACGTCGAGTGCTTGAACCTGCAAAGGCAAGTATCAACAATGTTCAGGAATGTGATTTTACGTTTGACTATTCGCCATTGAAGGCTAATGGAGCTGTGGCTGGATATAGATTCATAATTACGAAGAAAAATTATATTGACGCAAAGCCTGAAGAAGTGAAAATTATTGATGTGGATCCATTTGAGGATCAGATAAAAATGCTTCTTGGAATGACAGGAATAGTGTTTGATAGTAATGAAATATCAAATATTTATAAATGTGCTAAGCGCAATAACAGAGATGCGGCGTATATGATGCAGGTTATTTCTGGCTTCAAAGCGCGAATGGACAACGAAGAACTTGCGGATGTTGAGGATAGAGTTGCATATCTTTGCACAATGATTGAAAATGGCACAAGTTCAACAATAAAGGATAATTCAAAAAAGAAGGCAACTACAGCCTTTAACAATTTTTCTCAGAGAGATGTAGACTTGAGTGAACTCGAGAAAAAAATGTTAAATCGTTAGAAAATTCAGAAATAGAACACAGAAAATACATAATTAATTGAAAAAAGATTGCAATGTTGCATTAAGTAATTTTTGATGCAAGATATTGAAAAGTGAGGCGTAAAATCTACTAAGAAATGTTGATTTTACGCTCTTTTTATTTAACAGATAGTCTTGCATAAATTATTAATAATACTCTCTTCACAAAATAAGCACAGAAATATACATTTTATGTAGTATTCTCGATAATAGGATACATATATTCTATTGTGAAGAATAATTGACAATATATTACTGTTTGGAGAGGGGTACACATAAATGGGAAAAACTGATAAGCAAACAAGACAAAATGGTTCTGGTAGTGTATCTAAAAAGGATAGTGTAAAAACAAGATTAATCTCGGCTATGCTTCTAGTTGCAGCTGTACCACTTATTATTGCTGTAGTAATTAGTTATATTACTTCTACGACAAAGGCAAAGGCTGATGCCATTGATTCACTTGAATGGCAAGCATGGTATGTTGAAGCTGCCATCGTTACCGTCATTCAGAATAATCAATCGTCGATTACATTTTTCGCAGATTCTCCAACTACAATTGCATTTATGAAAGGCGAGGAAGTTGATTTAGACGAGCTCAAGGAACAAATGCAATCTTTGGATGAATACTTGGCAGATGGAAATGTGTTAGTTCTTACTAATTCTCAGGGACAGATGCTTCTCAGAGATGATGATGGAAAGCTGACAGATATTAGTGAAAGAGAATTCTTCCAAGAAGCGATGAAAGGTAGTTTTAATGTTTCAAACATTATTATCAGTGCTTCCACTGGCGTTAGAAGTATTAGTATGGCTGCGCCAGTAATTGATCCTGATACAGGAAAGGTTCTTGGAACAGTTCATAGAAATTATAATCTAAATGATTTTCACAAAATATTGGCAGAAGAATGTGACGAGGGATTTGTGGTTGACCGAAATGGTGACATGGCTGCACACTCTCAGTATGAAATAGGACCAGATGATGAAGTTCCTAATTTTAGCTCGTCTCCTTATATGAATACTGAGGAGATTGAAGGTTCATACAGATCTACAGCAGCGGGCTACCCTACATACCTTGCATATGCAAAAGACTCATTGTCTGGTTTTACAGTATGTGTTGCTAAAAGAGAGGCCGCAGTAATGTCCACTGCAAAGCAATCTGCATATTTGGTAATAATCATAGGAGTAATATTATTAATTATTGTTTTGGTTTTTTCATTTACATTAGCGAATGGTTTTACAAAACCAATTATTGCCGTTAATGATTCATTAGCACAATTAGCTGACGGTAGTTTTAGTGAGATAAATGATTTCACAAACAGAAAAGATGAATTCGGTGAGATTGTACGTAATACAAATTCCGTTATAGGAAAGTTAAATGAGATAGTGGGGCATATTAAGAGCTCTGCTCAGTCTGTAGGCGAATCGTCTGAGGAATTAGCTGATATGGCATCTCAGATTGCGGCAACTACAGAAGGCGTTTCCAATGCAGTGCAGGAAATTGCAACGGGAGCAATTCAGCAGGCGGAAGAGATACAGCAAGCAGCAGAGAATGTTGGAAGAATTACAGATGCCGTAGGTGGAGTACAAAACTCCACTGAAGATGTAGAATCAATTGCAGGAAGAATGAAAGAAGCATCGGAGTCATCGAGTACCTCACTGCTTAATTTACAATCTTCAAGTAGTGAGATGACAGAAAAGATTGAGGATATTGCTAGAACAATTTCAGCAACGCAGAAAGCTGTATCCGATATAAATGAGAGGGTAGAAGGAATTTCTGGTATTGCAGCTCAGACTAATTTGCTTTCATTGAATGCTTCCATTGAAGCAGCAAGAGCTGGTGAAGCTGGAAGAGGTTTTGCAGTTGTAGCTGAGGAAATTAGAAAACTGGCAGATGACTCAGAGAATCTTGCCCAGGAAATAAGACAGGTTATGGATATACTTTTACAGGAGGCACAGCAGGCAGTATCTGCAGCTGGACTCGTAAGACAAGGTAACATTGAGCAACAAGAGGCGCTTGGAGAAACCTTGGCATCTGTAAATGGTATGCTTTCAGATATTGAAGAGACAGTATCGGGTGTTAAGAAGATAGCCGGAGGGGCTAGTACTTGTGTAGAATCAAATGATGTTGTATCAGATGCTATGTCATCTCTGTCGGCAATTTCACAGGAGAATGCCGCATCATCAGAGACAACAGGTGCATCAGTACAAGAACTTTCTGCAACGGTATCAAATCTTGCAGACTCAGCTAGAGGTTTAAAGAACATTGCAGAAAAGCTTAATAAGGAAATGGAATTTTTCAAATAGAATGTTTTTAATTATAGTCCTAGTCCAATCTTTTGCAGTTGAAGGGTGAATAAGAGTTGTCCAAGGAAAAAGTGAACTAACATGCAAACCCATAGATTTTTTGTTTTGCGATAGATGAAGTTCATAAATAGTACGAACAATGCGGTAAATACTATCATTGGAAAACCATATAGATAGTGCATGGCTCCAAAAAACAGTGCAACCACGGAAACAGATTTATGTTTTCGATGGTTGCCCACAAGGAGCGTACGCATGCCATCGTAACCCATCACATTTGTACAGTATTCCTGCCAAAAGGCAGTAAAAGGATAAAGAATAGTATTAGTTGTGATTCTTCCAGGCATTAATCTTCTAAAATAGAAAAAGGGTTGTGCTCGATTTAAAAGTTCTGGAGCAACTTGTAGAATCGCCCATTTCAGCCCAATCATAAGGCTGCCAAACAGCAAGCATAGAAAAAGACCTACTGTTAGAGCATGCCATATTTTTTTCTTATTAACCTTCAGTGGTGCAATCAGAAAGTCTGTTGGCACTTTTCTAGCTAAAGGTATAAGCGTACAAATGGCTAGAAACAATCCCACATAATTTCCAATTTTATAAATAGGGTTTGATTTAAAGAATTGCTCTAATGCGGAATTAAAGATGATATATAGCGACATATAAGTTAGAAACGCTATAAGAAGATATTCCGAATATTGCTTTTTGTCTGTAGTCTTGAATGCCTCTGTTTTAGTGCCGTTTTCCATAACAAATTATCCTTTGGTATTACTTATGCACAATATACCAAAATAAAGAATAATGGTACAATAATAGTGCTATATGTATTTTAGCACTATTTTAGATATTTTTGATGATTTTTTAGTAATATTAGAAAGAAATGAAAAAGAACAAATTGCACAAATAGAACTAAAAAGATTAATATAGTAAAATGCACAAAAGAAACACTTTAAACGAATTAGACAAATAATGCAAAAACAACTAAATTCATTAGTTTAATCAGGAGAGCAATAATATGATAGGAATAATGTATGGAATAGGCGTGGGCCCTGGTGATCCAGAACAGATGACATTAAAGGCAGTCAGAGCAATAAAGGAGTCAGATGTTATTTGCCTACCAAGAGCTGATAAGGAAAAATGTAGAGCATATCAGATAGCGCTTGGCGCAGTTCCAGAATTAAGATATAAAAAGATAATTAGCTTAGATTTTGAAATGACAAAAGATGAGGCTGCTTTGGAAATGATGCATAAAGAGTTTTATCAGCATTATAAGCAGTTGATATTAGAAGGTTATAATTTAGGATTCTTAACAATTGGAGATCCGACAATCTATTCTACCTTTGGATATATAATGAAGTTGGCCAAAGCTGACGATATCGAAGTGGAAATAGTAAACGGAGTAACATCGTTTTGTGGTACAGCTGCAGCAAGTGGAATACTTATAAGTGAGAGAGAAGAGAATATACATATTATATCTGGACAGGATGATATAGAAGAAGCTCTTATGTTATCTGGAACCAAGATAATAATGAAAAGCGGCAAGAATATTGCCGCTATAAAAGAAAAACTTATTGAATTGGAATTACAAGGTCAAATATCAGTTTGCGCTGTTATAGACTGTGGGATGGAGACTGAGCAAATATTTAGAAGCGCAATGACTATCCCAGATAACAGTCAGTATATGATGACAATTATTGTAAAAACAAATTTTTAATAACGTTGGTGGCGTCTTCGACACGTTCGCTATTAACGACAACGTCACAGAGCTCCTTATTTTGGAGCTCTTTTTCCATAGAAAGCCAACGATACTTGATTGCCTCGTTATCCAGATTTTTGCTTAGAATCTTATCAATCATAAATTCGTGGCTGGCTTTACAGAAAATTAATACAACAGGATATTCCTTTTTCATTGCAATGGCACCAGTGATATCAGTAGGTATAACAGCGTTCAATCCTGATGCAAGAGCTTTCTCGATAGCATCTTTAGGAATACCATAGCGATTTCCAGCATATACTGTATGGGAGATGAATTTAAGGCTTGAGAATTCCTTTTCTGAAACTTTATCATGATTTTCTGATGCAACACCAGTAGTAACAGAGTGAATTCTCATGGCAAATCCATCAGCTGACAAACGGTCAGCAATTTCATTTTTGTTGCAGCCACTAGGGCCAATTAGTGCAAGAACAGATGGAACAGTAGGTTTCACCTTTTTGCTGGAAGCATTGATAATCTGATCCACTAAAATAAAGAATTCTGAATAGTCATTTACTGCAAGTATACCGGAAAGATGTGAGTTCCATGGACGGCGCATTAATATAGGATATTTTGCTTGACTTTTCAATATATTGTGTCCACCATCATCCAATTGAAAATCTACCTTAACCGTTTGCTTTGAGAAGGTTAAGATAACATTTTCTAAAGGAAATTCAGGGAGCTGCTCAGCAATTTGTTCGTAGCGAAGGCCAGCATATTTTGGAGATACCGCAGTGTTAATATATACATCTCCTATCTCCATCAATTTATATATGAAGGTTTTCGCTTCATCAGATATTTTTTGCTTTCGAAGAATGCGTTCATCGTCGTAATATTTAGCGATAATAGATTGTTTTGAACCATCCTCGCCATTACCCCAAGATTTAATATCATTTATTGTGGCATCAAGACCAGGGTTTTCTTCATTTGCAAGCTGTACAGCGATGCCGCAGAATGGAGCCAAGACATCGTCAAAATCAATTTCAAAGCTATAAGTTCTCATTATTTATTCCCCTCACAATTTGTGTTTCTTCATTATAATACATATTACTTGATACCTACAATTAATTATTCATGTTCATTTTTTCACATCTATGTAGTAATATTTATTCCAATGGGATTAACGATTATTTCCTATTTATTATATATGAAGGTAGGTTACAGAAATGATAAAACTGATAGCAACAGATGTTGATGGAACTTTGGTTAAGGATTCTTCGCCAGAGCTTTATCCTGAAATGATAGAAAAGATTAAAGAACTTCGAGAAAGAGATGTAGTAGTCTGTATTGCAAGTGGAAGACAGTTTACTAGCATGGAGAAGATGTTTAGAGAGGTCAAAGATGATTTGATCTTTATAGCTGATAATGGAGCGCACGTGAAATGTCGTGGAAATGATATGCATGTGGCAAAGATGAATGAAGAATATCTTCCAGAGTTAATTAATCAGCTCAGATCGTTTGAAGGGTGTGAACTGATCTGCGAAGCACCAGGACTTACATATATAGAATCTCGTAATCAGGATTTTATCGATTTCATTAAAAATCAATATAGATGCGATTATAAAGTTGTAGATGATGTTCTTGCTGAGGGCAATGATATTATTAAAGCTTCTATATTTAGAAGACCATCAATCAGACGGATTGGGGAAGAGATACTGATTCCAAAATGGAGCGAGCGTTTAAAAGTGACAATGGCTGGCGAAGATTGGGTGGACTTTATGGACAAGTCCGTTGATAAAGGAAATGCACTTAAATTCATTCAGAACTTCTTTGGTATTAAGCCAGAGGAAACAATGGTTTTTGGTGATAATAATAATGATATAGGAATGTTAGACAGGGCAGCAGAGAGCTATGCTGTTGAAACAGCTCCAGATGCGGTAAAGGCACATGCAGCTCACATCTGTCCATCATGGAAAGATAAGGGAGTATATCAAATTCTCAAGGATTTATAAAATATTCGTGATATAAGTAAATTGGATGAATAATTAACACAATTCAAACAAAAACTGGTTTTGGGGTAAATAGAGCTACTTTAAAAAATATGCAAAAAACACTTTACAACCTGCAATCAGGATGATATTATAATCGAGCACTGAGGGACAACAAGTCACACACAGCAAAAGAAATAAACGAAGATTGATAACTGAACAGTG contains:
- a CDS encoding ParA family protein, which gives rise to MKSIAICIGKGGQWKTSLTINMAALLNERGLKTLIIDCDVQANATDTFRINPEGIATLYDCWVPRKPINPMDCIQTAEWGDIIPGDSFLSDVTPAVLSGSLTYKSFKERVLDKIEGYDYVLCDCPPDLTNAINRSVLSSVDEVLIPTRGDQYATEGLKATINLINSVKNPAVDEAGNVVEAPLNQDLVINGLVFTDFKMNNSCKNDYINAQAIAQELGTRLYFQFIRGCKDGSDAIGEQMPAVKYKPYCNSSLDYKQLIEEFITAEDEAKKGA
- a CDS encoding CPBP family intramembrane glutamic endopeptidase, producing MENGTKTEAFKTTDKKQYSEYLLIAFLTYMSLYIIFNSALEQFFKSNPIYKIGNYVGLFLAICTLIPLARKVPTDFLIAPLKVNKKKIWHALTVGLFLCLLFGSLMIGLKWAILQVAPELLNRAQPFFYFRRLMPGRITTNTILYPFTAFWQEYCTNVMGYDGMRTLLVGNHRKHKSVSVVALFFGAMHYLYGFPMIVFTALFVLFMNFIYRKTKNLWVCMLVHFFLGQLLFTLQLQKIGLGL
- a CDS encoding M3 family oligoendopeptidase, whose product is MKFKDMPYERPSIDEYEKAIEELITRQKAAQSGEEQFEIHKDYYKIHNDFETAFNIAYIRHDADNTDEFYEKENNYFDEVLPRYTNAGIKYKNVLFESPYREYLVGKLGPATFKNMELDLKSISDDILPLMQEENALASRYDKLIATAKIEYEGETYNLSLMTPFTTNKDREVRKKAQKAVSDWFMSVTPEIDEIYDKMVKNRTEQAKLLGFDSYTDLAYCRMHRNSYGKADVENFRKQIKEYFVPFVGKLAEKRAARLGLDKLQATELGVYFNEGNPKPTGTPEEILKSGQDMYAELSAETKEFMNFMMEHELFDVFGRKNKAAGGYQTYLPNYKAPFIYANFNGTSGDVDVITHECGHAFQAYVVRNDDIIEHNDLGMETAEIHSMSMEYFTYGWMKNFFGDRYKDYLEMHIEDASTFLPYGTMVDEFQHIVYDNPEMTPAERKATWKKLEQQYRPYIDFSENEFFNLGGFWQKQLHIFDVPFYYIDYVLASICAMQFKVWMDEDFDAAWKHYIELCKLSGSDFYTNMIKEVGLKTPFENGVVKDIVDKFTKKIG
- a CDS encoding ATP-binding protein; this encodes MKSIVIDAIIENLPKVMEFIDINLEEAECNMKAQTQIEISVEELFVNIVNYAYEGKVGKAEITYEYSDKPKNVKIQLIDSGVPYNPLAKDDPDITLSVDEREIGGLGIFMVKKNMDDVQYDYIDGQNITTIFKNI
- a CDS encoding methyl-accepting chemotaxis protein, with protein sequence MGKTDKQTRQNGSGSVSKKDSVKTRLISAMLLVAAVPLIIAVVISYITSTTKAKADAIDSLEWQAWYVEAAIVTVIQNNQSSITFFADSPTTIAFMKGEEVDLDELKEQMQSLDEYLADGNVLVLTNSQGQMLLRDDDGKLTDISEREFFQEAMKGSFNVSNIIISASTGVRSISMAAPVIDPDTGKVLGTVHRNYNLNDFHKILAEECDEGFVVDRNGDMAAHSQYEIGPDDEVPNFSSSPYMNTEEIEGSYRSTAAGYPTYLAYAKDSLSGFTVCVAKREAAVMSTAKQSAYLVIIIGVILLIIVLVFSFTLANGFTKPIIAVNDSLAQLADGSFSEINDFTNRKDEFGEIVRNTNSVIGKLNEIVGHIKSSAQSVGESSEELADMASQIAATTEGVSNAVQEIATGAIQQAEEIQQAAENVGRITDAVGGVQNSTEDVESIAGRMKEASESSSTSLLNLQSSSSEMTEKIEDIARTISATQKAVSDINERVEGISGIAAQTNLLSLNASIEAARAGEAGRGFAVVAEEIRKLADDSENLAQEIRQVMDILLQEAQQAVSAAGLVRQGNIEQQEALGETLASVNGMLSDIEETVSGVKKIAGGASTCVESNDVVSDAMSSLSAISQENAASSETTGASVQELSATVSNLADSARGLKNIAEKLNKEMEFFK
- a CDS encoding replication initiation protein — translated: MAVRKLDANGNYRLFDSKTQQFIDEEPLASPLGQIEHQTSLSASGMVVDVDDVKAAEVDETGLTVSGEDEAQIKAFIKEAISIDNFIETFNENSHLTLLKLLALQDNKHPLKKGGVNIAYRTDALIMHCKMEFSAEENVVFDAILGTMSTFPENRAYRISPTDFVKFSKYDNVQTLYRTFRSGTKKLKDRNLVFDELGPDGKDDIEVPWFNVLRYHNATKDENAFIEFVPSDFFKDLALCSQIVHGAYGALEVTTQLRGKYTIALYWFLENKKDYKTYQTAIPGVFEMSMEELKHQFSIPQSYGKTDMERRVLEPAKASINNVQECDFTFDYSPLKANGAVAGYRFIITKKNYIDAKPEEVKIIDVDPFEDQIKMLLGMTGIVFDSNEISNIYKCAKRNNRDAAYMMQVISGFKARMDNEELADVEDRVAYLCTMIENGTSSTIKDNSKKKATTAFNNFSQRDVDLSELEKKMLNR